From Daucus carota subsp. sativus chromosome 6, DH1 v3.0, whole genome shotgun sequence:
CCTACTGGAGAGGAGTACCCATCATAATTCATGCAACAATGCAAAGGAGCTATCGAAGCAATTCTTATAGCTAAGAACTTCAACTAGTTCAATTATAATGTCCTCAATCCCAAATAAGATGAATATCAAGAACATGTACAAAACTAAGATTTTGTTGATTATGTACAGTAGCTAGCTTGGCCACCAAAACATGAAACTAAGTATAAACTCTGCAGGAACTCTGTTGTCAAACTCTGCATGGTCTTTTATGTATCAACACTATTGGCCGGCCTCCTCCCTTAACCAAGACGAAACTGGCTGCACAACGAAGTTGCATGCTCGAGTTCATTCCCTCATTGTTGAAACAAATTTCCTAGGATAGCAATTGGCAGTACATCAATGGATCTGCGTAGTTTTCTCCATTACAAGATCATTATGGTAGTGGAGAATTGTCATCTGTATCCAGTTCACAATACAAAACGCCTCGACCAATCTCAGATTGGTCCGAGTCATCCTTATACTCCAACCGATCATCTTCCTTTGCCAGTGTTTGTACGCGACTTGCATCTCTTTGGTTTACACGACTTCCGTCTCTCTGGTTCACACTCTGTGATTCGTCTTTTATTGCGAGAGATTGTACAAGTGTACGGGTGTTAACCAAGTCCCCCACTCGTACCTTGTTCAGCAGAGTACACATTACTCAGTGAGGTACATCGAAAGATCTAAGTAGAAGTACATtgcaaaatttcatatatataaatcatatgTAACCAAGAGGATATAAACACATTTTTCGTAATACAAGGGCAGGTAGATATAAGTCTGTATGGATAATTCTATTACAGAATGTATCATGAAAAATGTGTTTTATATCCTCATAGAGAAAAGTACTGGGATTTGAAGtgtatttaatcattattagtACCAGATTAAGTGACCAGTctatctaaaaccttaaggtgtgtATGCCTACGAATGCATTATGCACATGGAAGACAATCTAATCAACCACAATTTGGAGGCTAAGAACTACGATCGACCTTCTTAATACCTGAGCACTGCAGATGACGTTAGACAATTCATCTGCAAATACCCTCGTATGTATGCAAGAGgctagaaaattaaaatttgtagagATAGTAAAATGTAAGTCACCAAGTCTAGAGTGCCTGCAAGTAAACTAGACAGCACCAACTGTAAAATTATGTATTTGAGTAATGATACCTGCATAGACTTCATGAGATCAGTTTCTTTAGCTGCAGTTCTATCAGCGGATTGAGCTTGTTGTTCCATGGAATCTCTAACAAGCTGACTTAAAAAAGAGACGTCATCGGACATTACACCAAGCCCTTTCAAAAGCTTAGAACCCAGCTGCAGACTTGTCtgcattaatatataatattttggtcATAATTTCAAGCAAACATTGTATATATTGGTCAGAACGCCAAACAAACAGTGGAGAAAGTTTCCCTGTTTGAGATGATAACAAATTATGAAAGTTTAATACCTCAGCATTTTCAAGAATAGCGTCTGTTGCACCTGCCTCCTTCAAATCCAAGAGATGGTCGAGGTCTACCGCTCGAGCATAAATTGGGGTCTGCAAAAAAATAGTTTTACCTAGTGATTTACATCAGAAACGTCAACAGCTTATAAACATTAAAGataatatacttttataaaattcaaagaTTGCACGGTGACATATTCAGTCCTTGACCCTGTGATGAATTTTGGCAACGAAAAAGTCATGCATTTGAGACAAATAATATAATCAGATGCGAGATATTGCAATTTGATCAAAGTTTTCTTCTAGATAGCTGGTTAGGTGGCATAAAAGATCAGGAGTTCAAGAATAAATGAATCAATATATTATCTGAATCAAGATATACAGGCTTCTTCCCCCTAGAATGTTAGAGGAATGAATAGCCTGTGTTTTCTTTACGAGAGCTGAGCAGAGTAAAATTACTGCAGGGAAGGCAAGCCGAATCCTTTGAACAGCCTCAAGTGCCCTCTCCCTTTTACTGTACATGACCATGACAGCTTTTGGATTAGAAATACCAGCAGACTGCAAAACTGCCGGGCGTGAACCATCACCGTAGAGAACCGGAAAACCAAGATTTGTAGCTCCCTGTTTCAGAGAAATTAGTTGTTTAATACAGTATATGTTTTGTGCATAAGGTATATTTTTGCAATCAATGATACTAATTGCCTTTTGAAGTTTAATGTGACTAGGTCTAGGTGCAAGTGCAAGTTTGCTTTAAAGGAAGCACATGCCATATGGCCTTTCTACAAATAGTAAAGAATAAAATATCAACATCTATGACCATGCAAAATATGTCCTTAATGGAGGATATATAGCAAAGAAattgttaatataataatatctacTATATTCTCTGCCCTACCCATTCAAATGATTACTTGACCTGCAAAGAAGATGGTGCGATGCAGAGAgacatttaataataaattgattGATCATATCTTTCTGCACATAATCCTTCCATTGTTAGGGAATCAAAACtacaagaaataaataaaaggcATTTACCAAAGCTCGTGTATCAGACTAAAGTTCAATACAACCTTTACCTACCTTCACTATAGAAAGATCAAGATCAAAAGCTACACAAGGCCATCCAACAGCATTACCATCTCCTCCAGAAGCCAGAGGAGTGGACAAAAAATTGGCAAGGACCTATATCACAATTTGCAATTAGTCAGAGGGAGGGCCCTGCCAGAGAGGCAGATTAAAATAACTTTCACAAAAATTCTTTCACCTGTCCCATCTGCCCAAATCCAAGAATAACGACTGGTTCAGTAGCACCAAAATTTACAGCATCAGCAATTTTCTGTTACAAGTATTATAATCATCAAACAAAAAATTGCCTATATACAAAAGAGAACTTTCATGAGGGAGGAAAAAAAGAAGCAGTTCCTTGCTAAACAACTTACATAATCTTTTTCAACGTTTTTAGCAATAAACTCAGAAGCCTTTCGTCCAACATCATTGAGCAGAGGAGTTAGTGCCATAGAGAACACGACGACTATAATGAGAAGCTTGTTCAGTTCAAGTGGTAGCACCCCAAGCCTACAATAATCCCGCAATCCACAAATGAAGTACCAAATAAGCATGTATATCACATGATATCACATAAAACCATCCATCAACCTGTTTGCTAGTGAAAAAACAACAAATCCGAATTCACCTCCCTGAGACAGAAGCAGTCCAATCCTTACACTTTCTTGCAGTGTCAGTCCAACGCGAGGACCAATTGCTGTTATAATTAGAGTCTTAATAGCAATTAAACCTGCCAAGAGCGCAATTACATTTGGCCACTCTCGCAAAAGAAGCTGTGCATGGAAATGACAAAAGTAAACCTCGGTTCAGCAGAGCTACTTAGTCATCATTCAAGagaaaaaacaatttattaattaatggCATGATTAGTTTAACGCATTAGCAATTAATTTCATAGAACCAATAACGCATAGACATAGTTGAGTCAACTTGTCTTTAAAGTAAGTATATTAAGGAAAGAAAAGGCACAGTTCAATTGTGAAAGTTTTATTTGGCTAAGAACAGAAGTACCCTGTGaccaaataagaaaaaaagaagagcaaaatacatgttttttctgTAAGAAAAAGATATAGGGTTACCTCTGTGTCAATAGAAGTTCCGGTAGTGACAAAAAATAACCCAAGAAGTAAACCTCTAAAAggtcttatatcagcttcaatTTGCGTTCGGAAATTTGTTTCTGCCAAAAGAGCCCCAGCCAAGAATGCTCCAAGCTGTATATTAAGTCAGAATTCAATCAATTTAACCGCTTCACTGCAATAATGCTACATCAATGTTGTCAgtataaaagaaatatatactAAACCGTATCACTGAAGCCCAACTTCTGTGTTATAAGTGATGTCCCAGCAACTGTAAGTAGGCAGAGAGCAACAAAAGCTTCGGAACTTCTTGCTTCCGCAACAAACTGCAAGATGAATATTTAAAGTGGTAAGCACAATCCAGTTATATCCAATTGTTTCTGGAGATTTCCATAAACTGAAGAATACTTTCATACCTCAAAAATTCTCCTAAGAAAATACTTTCCTCCAAAAGAAAGCAGACCTAGTCCACCTAAAGCCTTCAAACTTTCTTTAACAAGCATTGGCCAAATACTTTCCTCAAGTGGATTCTATAAAAAATCATATCAACATTAAGGGAGGAGAAACAAGTACTGGAATGCTTCTGACAAGCTAAAAACCAACTTCTTTTCATAGAAAAACAGGGTTTTGGCAGGGGCTTTATCTCGATACTCACACACAGATGCCTCCACTGAAGCTAAAAAACCCTCTTATTACTAAGGTAAGAGGGTATCTTATGTAGGGATGACATATCTTCACAATAACAAAGGCACACAACTTTTAGAAAAATATGAAGATTTCTTTAACATGTTTGTATAAAAAAAGGGTAAAACTCCTAAAATAAATTGCAAATAAAagatcaaaaagaaaaaaattgcagATGTAGCATATATGGTCAATAATAAGAGTTTATGTATACCTGGCTCTCCAGCACCGGAAGTATGACTAAAAGAGGAACAACTGCTATATCCTACAAAATTCGAAGTATAGATTCAAAATGCATGATGACTCAAATACCTTTCAGAATATTTGCATCATATACTGGTTACTAATACAGCAGACTAAATATAGGGACAACAACTCAGTTACGTAATGCTTTAAGTTTGGAAGTATTAACGCAAAAAAGTGGAACCTGTAATAGAAGTATCCCTAGAGTTGCTGAGCCGAATCTAGTTGGTAGCTCACCCTTCTCTGCAAGAAGCTATACAACTCTAAATAAGAAAAGTACCATCATCTTATTTTGTTAACTGAAATGACCTTCACTGCATGAGCAAAAGCGAATGCATCTATTTGTAAACAGCAGGGTTATTTTAACTGGACATATATATAGTTTAGTACCTGAAGGACAAAAGCCGAAGAAGACAATGAGAGTGCAGCACCAATTACTATAGCCTCATCAATACTTCTGATGTTAACCTGATAGTTGTTATCAATAAGCCAGCAAGGTTAACAATATACAACATAAATCAATTCATGTGAATGAGAAAAACCAATGTAATACTTCAGagtaaatacaaaattttactaaaatattgaAAGATGCTATGTATatgtaatatgtatattttagtaataacaattctaaaagaataataaaataggAATAACTCACCACGTCAGATCTTGAATGAAACAGAAACTCCAGAATTCGAGTGCCAATAGCCCCATTAGGTGGAAGCTCAAATGCTGTGAAAGCAAGAGTACATAATACAACCTTCAATAAGATGAATTGAAGATATTAGGAAATAAAAATACGATAATGCAATTACGGAAGCTAGCATACAATATGATAATGttcatttttgtttcttaaagtTATAATATCAGTGTCAATTTGCATTTGCACTTGCCAACAAGAAGAGGGCCATCATAAATAAAAGAAGCTATTGGCTTTATGCTAATCTGCTTCAAGTAGAAGGCATCTGGGAGACAAGAAGGTGAAAGATCTGCAAGATTTTGCTTACACATGTAATGATTATGCAGAGTAGATTCTAATTTGTGCATAATATTACATTTGAATTTAGGTCATTATTAGGTTTAACAGGAATTATTAAATAGACTTATTAAATAGACTGACTAACATACTCGAGTACTCGAGCTGTATATTGAACATACACGGAGCAGATaaacaaacaaatttttaattaaacggATGAGAGTGGGAGGACTTGAACCCAAGACCCCTCCCTAAACCAAGCTCCGATACCATGTTAGGTAAACAGACCATTTCaaaccttaaggttttagaggaAGGCCCCAACTGGATCTTATATTATTCAACCGATAAAACTTAAAACTTGTACACTTTATCCAAGTATACACAGTTTTAGTGAAGCTATCTAGCTTCCAAACTACATAAACACAGTAATAAACTATTACCTGAGTCAATCCCATTCCAAAGGCAAATTTTGCAAGAGCTTTTAGACGTGCAAGTGAAAGCTCTAAGCCCATCTCAAAAAgctgcaaaaataaaatattttagtcgACCTCTTTACCATCcaagtccttacaccaacaaaAGACTATTATGTACAAAAACATTGTAAACCTAGACATAGACACCATGAACCAAGTGGATGATGTTTAATATATTCTAAGTACATTACTTGTAAAACTTTAGATTTAGGAGGCCACAAATATTCCAATATCTGATCCCAAACCCTGATAATGGAATATCCTTAAAATTTCCCAACTTATCTTTTACGTGCTCCTTTTTATTCTAACAGTTGATTTTCCAACTTAAGTATCTTTTGCTATAGGATAATTTCTAAAGAGTTATTACATTAGTAGCATCATACTACATATAGAAACTATAACTTGAAACCAGTTTCAATCTTATAGATAAGTAAATAATTCAGAAAACACATTCAGTTCTAGCTATATTTAGTATCAGATTTGTGGGAAAATTTTATATCAGAggcatatattataaataaagcatAAGATTTACCAAAAAGAGGATCCCCCACTCAGAAAGAACTTTAACATCTGTAAGATTCCTTATCAAGCCAAACTGATTAAGCACGATCCCAGCAAAGAAGAAACCTAGTATCTGTAAACAAGAATTTAGTCCACATTCTATTCAACATAGGTACTTTGCTATTTTTTGGAAGAAGAATAAACGATAAAAGAGAGTGCCCGTAATACAAAAGAATTGCTATGTTTAGGTGATATaaagtttttatttgtaaaCACATAATGTTTATGTTTAATTATCATAACCGTAATGTTGTTGATTGGATGTAGCCTTTTTTTGTTTTGCTTAATGGCTATAACCTTCTACTTTGTCTagttcaattttatattttaatattgtatgaTAGTCATATATTCATGAGCCATACTTGCTGTTCTATAGGTCTTCATGCAATTTGCATACATTTAAACTGTACTAGTGTTGTGTTAATAAGTTCACTTATCCCTTTGACATTATATACCTCGGAAATTACAGTTGAAACTAGATAACTTTACTACCTTTTCTCTTCTTTAAACAGGATCAAAGAGTAAACCAAACATCACTTTAGTCTTTACAAATTTTCATTAATGTTATCGTTTACATGTTGTAAGTACCAGCTGCCAGCAAGGGTAAACTGAATTTCAAAAGAACAAATAACTATTTCAAATAGATTTAGATCCTTTATCCTCAAAATTAAGGgataaattatttagaaaaaagagTTGACAGCAAAATATACCATTATCTTCCAGGTGCAACTAATTAACTACTGTCACAAGAGCTTCCTGTTTTAGCTAAATGCCTCTTTCAGCCAAAGAAGTTAAACCTTAAAATTTGGATCATGTAGAACAAGCTAGACTTACGGTCTTAAGATTAtactggaaaaaaaaaagttttaaagcTAATAAAAACTGCagcattttaatttcaaaataatagttACTATTTCTAAGTACTAAAAAAAGAGTTCACCTCTTGAACTCATAACCAATTTAATAGGAAAACATACTCCTATCATCTTCTTCACTCATTATTAAAATCAGTTAAGTTCATGCATTATCACATACTTCAGCTTTCTATTCTGAAGTAGTCAGTACTGCACTATTAAGTTCAAAATTCTGTACAGCAATGAGCAAACTCTTCATTGTTGACCTATTGCATGGTTCCCTTCCTCTAATTGTACAAATGATTTTAATCGTACAAGTTAGATCAATCTAAAGTTTAGCAGACATTAGGTATCTACATGTATGAAGATATTATCTTTTCTAGATACAAGTGTATACGCAACACTTACAGGGCTAGCTTTGATGATCTTGAATGCAGGAACAATCATGACTGTAACTATTAAGAATGTCAAAGTATCCAATCCTAGGTCATTGATGACGTCAATAGCACTCGCAACATCAAGTGCAGcacatatatgaatttttttgttgCGAGCCTGCTTGTGGTTGAAATAGTACTCTTTGCCACCAAAAGTTGAAGAAGCTAAAGAGGAAGCATCCCGCAAGACATTAGATGAactgctagaacaatgatttATTCTGTGTAATGTAGAGAAAGCAGGTCCACAGACCAGTCTTTGATATGTGCAGGAGACAGTGAAAAAATGACGACTAAAACGTGAAGCATGAGAAGAAACTTTAAGTGTAATAGCTTCGTATCCCTGCACATGGTCCATAAGGTTTCATTAGCACAGATATCCCCTTACAAGACATTGAGAAATTTACATCAGCAGCTCAAAAGATGTGATACATGGAAAGACAGATGACACCCTCATTGCAATTAAGTTCACGAAACATCATAAATATGAACACCCTAAAGGCCTAAACTTCCGAAGCATTAGGAAGGAAAGTTAGACACTGTGAACCATCAAACCACAGCAAAGAATGCTGCAAACTGCAATAAATAGGACCCAATTGTTTAAAAAACCAAACAGTGTCAGGGAATTAACAACTTAATTATTAAAGGGCCCCAATATCCGATTGCCTGTATATATTTAAAGCAAAACTTCTTAGTTTGAAAGACATCAGCAGGTACTCAACAATTAGTCAGTTCCCACTACATCACAAAGGTGATCTCTTTTCTGTATTGTTGTTTTTAAGTATATATGTCCAAAGTGTACACAAGCATTGCTTGGACAATCTTTTTCAAAGACCAGAATGTGACTTAACAACTTATAATCTGGTAAAGTTAGGCTTACTATTACCAAGAGTCAATTAAGTTTTCATACTAGCACAATATGCTCTCTATCATCTCATCCTCCTATAATGTGTAGAAATCACACAAATAAAAGCTATTATATGGTGTGTAGATTATAACTATAGGTAATGTTTAAGTGACTAGAAATGATGGCTTGCATATCGGTAGCAACCACAAAGTTGTGCTACCGGAATAAAGTTAAAAGGATAATGGCCGGAAAATATAATGCTAACATTTCAGTAGCAACTCCAAATCTCAGCAACCTAGACTTGAACTCATGGATACGCTAATATAACTATCCACAAACTTTGAACCTATACATTACAAAATACATACTCAGCTACCAattcaacatatatacatatcacaAATTAAATTTCAGAAAATCACTGTGCACAAACAAACTCAAACAACACTTTCCACAAAATTACATGCTTTAAAATACCAATAACTTCATTAGGCATCACATTCATATTCCAAGAATTTGATCAAAGAAGAGACATGAAAGCAATGATTTAGAAGCAATGATGATAAAGATGAAAACTTTACCTTAGGGAGGCTATAGCAAGCAATTGGGTCAAGCAGCATGATGTTCATAGTAGAGGAAGAAGGGTGAGTTTAAGGAAGATTAAAAGCATTTCAAGAAACACCCAGAAATTAATTAACAGGAAAAACAAGAGAAGCTAAGCTAAGCTACTGACTGAAAAGATTTTGTGTTTGGATAAAGAGAAGCTACTGATCAAAATTTACTGCTGGAGAAGAGGAGGACGTGTGGCCACACCCACACATTTTATCCCATGCATTTTGGGAGAGAGAGATCATTGTCAGTGTTGCTTGTTGAAAATCTAGTTCAGTATCAGCCtctccttttttttattttttattttcattttctttttccttttgattttgaattttagtaACGTTTAAAGAATGTCTGAAATACTTAAATAATCAGAAGTGCAATTTCGGCCCATATTCTTAAATTCTcctatttattgaattttttatcaatttttttatgtcTGTATGTTTTGAAGTGTCTTTAGTTCCGTGAACTTGGATAGTTCGATGGTTGAACTTTTTTATAATgaagtttttatttatttgtttttttgtaatatttttctcattttaatcTTATTCAATTTTGTAATCCAAATTCAATCGAGGTTTCCAAACCCAAAACCGTATTATGGGCTGCGATTGTAATTgcgtttttaatatttttatgtgtgTTTTCTTTTTCAGGCCCAGTACTTGACCCAATTGCTTGAACATGCTACTTAGAGTTAAGTTGGTTCAGATAGAAGCTGCCATAATTGTATATTCTGCTGCAAAGAATATAGAAGCTCTCCGAGACCATCTCCAATAACGTTGGTTaaaatcgttggctaaattggacctgtaagacattatgtaaaatttgctgaacttgtaagacattttgtttcaatgat
This genomic window contains:
- the LOC108227915 gene encoding K(+) efflux antiporter 3, chloroplastic, with amino-acid sequence MNIMLLDPIACYSLPKGYEAITLKVSSHASRFSRHFFTVSCTYQRLVCGPAFSTLHRINHCSSSSSNVLRDASSLASSTFGGKEYYFNHKQARNKKIHICAALDVASAIDVINDLGLDTLTFLIVTVMIVPAFKIIKASPILGFFFAGIVLNQFGLIRNLTDVKVLSEWGILFLLFEMGLELSLARLKALAKFAFGMGLTQVVLCTLAFTAFELPPNGAIGTRILEFLFHSRSDVVNIRSIDEAIVIGAALSLSSSAFVLQLLAEKGELPTRFGSATLGILLLQDIAVVPLLVILPVLESQNPLEESIWPMLVKESLKALGGLGLLSFGGKYFLRRIFEFVAEARSSEAFVALCLLTVAGTSLITQKLGFSDTLGAFLAGALLAETNFRTQIEADIRPFRGLLLGLFFVTTGTSIDTELLLREWPNVIALLAGLIAIKTLIITAIGPRVGLTLQESVRIGLLLSQGGEFGFVVFSLANRLGVLPLELNKLLIIVVVFSMALTPLLNDVGRKASEFIAKNVEKDYKIADAVNFGATEPVVILGFGQMGQVLANFLSTPLASGGDGNAVGWPCVAFDLDLSIVKGATNLGFPVLYGDGSRPAVLQSAGISNPKAVMVMYSKRERALEAVQRIRLAFPATPIYARAVDLDHLLDLKEAGATDAILENAETSLQLGSKLLKGLGVMSDDVSFLSQLVRDSMEQQAQSADRTAAKETDLMKSMQVRVGDLVNTRTLVQSLAIKDESQSVNQRDGSRVNQRDASRVQTLAKEDDRLEYKDDSDQSEIGRGVLYCELDTDDNSPLP